The following proteins are encoded in a genomic region of Serinus canaria isolate serCan28SL12 chromosome 15, serCan2020, whole genome shotgun sequence:
- the SPPL3 gene encoding signal peptide peptidase-like 3 isoform X4 has protein sequence MDFENQDKEKDNSSAAGSFNGNSTNNSKGIQTIDSTQALFLPIGASVSLLVMFFFFDSVQVVFTICTAVLATIAFAFLLLPMCQYLTRPCSPQNKISFGCCGRFTAAELLSFSLSVMLVLIWVLTGHWLLMDALAMGLCVAMIAFVRLPSLKVSCLLLSGLLIYDVFWVFFSAYIFNSNVMVKVATQPADNPLDVLSRKLHLGPNVGRDVPRLSLPGKLVFPSSTGSHFSMLGIGDIVMPGLLLCFVLRYDNYKKQANSDSCGAPGPGNISGRMQKVSYFHCTLIGYFVGLLTATVASRIHRAAQPALLYLVPFTLLPLLTMAYLKGDLRRMWSEPFHSKSSSSRFLEV, from the exons ATGGACTTTGAGAACCAAGACAAAGAGAAAGACAACAGCAGCGCCGCTGGGTCTTTTAATGGCAACAGCACCAATAACAGTAAGG GTATTCAAACCATCGACTCCACCCAGGCGCTGTTCCTGCCCATCGGAGCGTCCGTGTCTCTCCTAGTCATGTTCTTCTTCTTCGACTCAGTTCAAGTTGTCTTCACAATATGCACAGCAG TCCTTGCAACAatagcttttgctttccttctgctcccGATGTGCCAGTACTTAACACGGCCTTGCTCACCGCAGAACAA GATTTCCTTTGGCTGCTGTGGGCGTTTCACTGCTGCTGAGTTGCTCTCGTTTTCTCTGTCTGTGATGCTTGTCCTTATCTGGGTCCTCACTGGCCACTGGCTCCTAATGGATG CTCTGGCTATGGGCCTGTGTGTTGCAATGATAGCCTTTGTCCGGCTGCCGAGCCTGAAGGTTTCCTGCTTGCTGCTCTCTGGGTTATTAATTTATGATGTCTTTTGG gtctttttttctgcctacaTCTTTAACAGCAATGTCATGGTGAAAGTGGCCACACAACCAGCTGACAACCCCCTGGATGTGTTATCCCGGAAACTTCACCTGGGACCAAATGTGGGCAGAGATGTTCCCCGTCTGTCGCTGCCTGGCAAACTTGTATTCCCAAG TTCCACAGGCAGCCACTTCTCCATGCTGGGGATTGGAGATATTGTGATGCCAgggcttctgctctgcttcgTCCTGCGTTACGATAACTACAAAAAACAAGCCAACAGTGATTCCTGCGGTGCCCCAGGACCAGGGAACATCTCCGGGCGGATGCAGAAGGTCTCCTACTTTCACTGCACACTTATTGGCTATTTTGTAG GTTTATTAACTGCAACAGTAGCTTCTCGTATTCACCgggcagctcagcctgccctgctctaTTTGGTACCATTCACTTTATTGCCGCTCCTCACCATGGCCTATTTAAAG GGCGATCTACGTCGCATGTGGTCTGAGCCTTTCCACTCCAAGTCCAGCAGCTCCCGTTTCCTGGAAGTATGA
- the SPPL3 gene encoding signal peptide peptidase-like 3 isoform X2 produces MNLALDLQHVLTLGAYSLVDSSQVSTFLISILLIVYGSFRSLNMDFENQDKEKDNSSAAGSFNGNSTNNSIQTIDSTQALFLPIGASVSLLVMFFFFDSVQVVFTICTAVLATIAFAFLLLPMCQYLTRPCSPQNKISFGCCGRFTAAELLSFSLSVMLVLIWVLTGHWLLMDALAMGLCVAMIAFVRLPSLKVSCLLLSGLLIYDVFWVFFSAYIFNSNVMVKVATQPADNPLDVLSRKLHLGPNVGRDVPRLSLPGKLVFPSSTGSHFSMLGIGDIVMPGLLLCFVLRYDNYKKQANSDSCGAPGPGNISGRMQKVSYFHCTLIGYFVGLLTATVASRIHRAAQPALLYLVPFTLLPLLTMAYLKGDLRRMWSEPFHSKSSSSRFLEV; encoded by the exons GGCATATTCCCTTGTGGATTCCAGTCAAGTGTCTACCTTCCTGATTTCTATTCTCCTCATAGTCTACGGCAGTTTCAG GTCTCTGAACATGGACTTTGAGAACCAAGACAAAGAGAAAGACAACAGCAGCGCCGCTGGGTCTTTTAATGGCAACAGCACCAATAACA GTATTCAAACCATCGACTCCACCCAGGCGCTGTTCCTGCCCATCGGAGCGTCCGTGTCTCTCCTAGTCATGTTCTTCTTCTTCGACTCAGTTCAAGTTGTCTTCACAATATGCACAGCAG TCCTTGCAACAatagcttttgctttccttctgctcccGATGTGCCAGTACTTAACACGGCCTTGCTCACCGCAGAACAA GATTTCCTTTGGCTGCTGTGGGCGTTTCACTGCTGCTGAGTTGCTCTCGTTTTCTCTGTCTGTGATGCTTGTCCTTATCTGGGTCCTCACTGGCCACTGGCTCCTAATGGATG CTCTGGCTATGGGCCTGTGTGTTGCAATGATAGCCTTTGTCCGGCTGCCGAGCCTGAAGGTTTCCTGCTTGCTGCTCTCTGGGTTATTAATTTATGATGTCTTTTGG gtctttttttctgcctacaTCTTTAACAGCAATGTCATGGTGAAAGTGGCCACACAACCAGCTGACAACCCCCTGGATGTGTTATCCCGGAAACTTCACCTGGGACCAAATGTGGGCAGAGATGTTCCCCGTCTGTCGCTGCCTGGCAAACTTGTATTCCCAAG TTCCACAGGCAGCCACTTCTCCATGCTGGGGATTGGAGATATTGTGATGCCAgggcttctgctctgcttcgTCCTGCGTTACGATAACTACAAAAAACAAGCCAACAGTGATTCCTGCGGTGCCCCAGGACCAGGGAACATCTCCGGGCGGATGCAGAAGGTCTCCTACTTTCACTGCACACTTATTGGCTATTTTGTAG GTTTATTAACTGCAACAGTAGCTTCTCGTATTCACCgggcagctcagcctgccctgctctaTTTGGTACCATTCACTTTATTGCCGCTCCTCACCATGGCCTATTTAAAG GGCGATCTACGTCGCATGTGGTCTGAGCCTTTCCACTCCAAGTCCAGCAGCTCCCGTTTCCTGGAAGTATGA
- the SPPL3 gene encoding signal peptide peptidase-like 3 isoform X1: MNLALDLQHVLTLGAYSLVDSSQVSTFLISILLIVYGSFRSLNMDFENQDKEKDNSSAAGSFNGNSTNNSKGIQTIDSTQALFLPIGASVSLLVMFFFFDSVQVVFTICTAVLATIAFAFLLLPMCQYLTRPCSPQNKISFGCCGRFTAAELLSFSLSVMLVLIWVLTGHWLLMDALAMGLCVAMIAFVRLPSLKVSCLLLSGLLIYDVFWVFFSAYIFNSNVMVKVATQPADNPLDVLSRKLHLGPNVGRDVPRLSLPGKLVFPSSTGSHFSMLGIGDIVMPGLLLCFVLRYDNYKKQANSDSCGAPGPGNISGRMQKVSYFHCTLIGYFVGLLTATVASRIHRAAQPALLYLVPFTLLPLLTMAYLKGDLRRMWSEPFHSKSSSSRFLEV, from the exons GGCATATTCCCTTGTGGATTCCAGTCAAGTGTCTACCTTCCTGATTTCTATTCTCCTCATAGTCTACGGCAGTTTCAG GTCTCTGAACATGGACTTTGAGAACCAAGACAAAGAGAAAGACAACAGCAGCGCCGCTGGGTCTTTTAATGGCAACAGCACCAATAACAGTAAGG GTATTCAAACCATCGACTCCACCCAGGCGCTGTTCCTGCCCATCGGAGCGTCCGTGTCTCTCCTAGTCATGTTCTTCTTCTTCGACTCAGTTCAAGTTGTCTTCACAATATGCACAGCAG TCCTTGCAACAatagcttttgctttccttctgctcccGATGTGCCAGTACTTAACACGGCCTTGCTCACCGCAGAACAA GATTTCCTTTGGCTGCTGTGGGCGTTTCACTGCTGCTGAGTTGCTCTCGTTTTCTCTGTCTGTGATGCTTGTCCTTATCTGGGTCCTCACTGGCCACTGGCTCCTAATGGATG CTCTGGCTATGGGCCTGTGTGTTGCAATGATAGCCTTTGTCCGGCTGCCGAGCCTGAAGGTTTCCTGCTTGCTGCTCTCTGGGTTATTAATTTATGATGTCTTTTGG gtctttttttctgcctacaTCTTTAACAGCAATGTCATGGTGAAAGTGGCCACACAACCAGCTGACAACCCCCTGGATGTGTTATCCCGGAAACTTCACCTGGGACCAAATGTGGGCAGAGATGTTCCCCGTCTGTCGCTGCCTGGCAAACTTGTATTCCCAAG TTCCACAGGCAGCCACTTCTCCATGCTGGGGATTGGAGATATTGTGATGCCAgggcttctgctctgcttcgTCCTGCGTTACGATAACTACAAAAAACAAGCCAACAGTGATTCCTGCGGTGCCCCAGGACCAGGGAACATCTCCGGGCGGATGCAGAAGGTCTCCTACTTTCACTGCACACTTATTGGCTATTTTGTAG GTTTATTAACTGCAACAGTAGCTTCTCGTATTCACCgggcagctcagcctgccctgctctaTTTGGTACCATTCACTTTATTGCCGCTCCTCACCATGGCCTATTTAAAG GGCGATCTACGTCGCATGTGGTCTGAGCCTTTCCACTCCAAGTCCAGCAGCTCCCGTTTCCTGGAAGTATGA
- the SPPL3 gene encoding signal peptide peptidase-like 3 isoform X3, which translates to MAEQTYSWAYSLVDSSQVSTFLISILLIVYGSFRSLNMDFENQDKEKDNSSAAGSFNGNSTNNSKGIQTIDSTQALFLPIGASVSLLVMFFFFDSVQVVFTICTAVLATIAFAFLLLPMCQYLTRPCSPQNKISFGCCGRFTAAELLSFSLSVMLVLIWVLTGHWLLMDALAMGLCVAMIAFVRLPSLKVSCLLLSGLLIYDVFWVFFSAYIFNSNVMVKVATQPADNPLDVLSRKLHLGPNVGRDVPRLSLPGKLVFPSSTGSHFSMLGIGDIVMPGLLLCFVLRYDNYKKQANSDSCGAPGPGNISGRMQKVSYFHCTLIGYFVGLLTATVASRIHRAAQPALLYLVPFTLLPLLTMAYLKGDLRRMWSEPFHSKSSSSRFLEV; encoded by the exons GGCATATTCCCTTGTGGATTCCAGTCAAGTGTCTACCTTCCTGATTTCTATTCTCCTCATAGTCTACGGCAGTTTCAG GTCTCTGAACATGGACTTTGAGAACCAAGACAAAGAGAAAGACAACAGCAGCGCCGCTGGGTCTTTTAATGGCAACAGCACCAATAACAGTAAGG GTATTCAAACCATCGACTCCACCCAGGCGCTGTTCCTGCCCATCGGAGCGTCCGTGTCTCTCCTAGTCATGTTCTTCTTCTTCGACTCAGTTCAAGTTGTCTTCACAATATGCACAGCAG TCCTTGCAACAatagcttttgctttccttctgctcccGATGTGCCAGTACTTAACACGGCCTTGCTCACCGCAGAACAA GATTTCCTTTGGCTGCTGTGGGCGTTTCACTGCTGCTGAGTTGCTCTCGTTTTCTCTGTCTGTGATGCTTGTCCTTATCTGGGTCCTCACTGGCCACTGGCTCCTAATGGATG CTCTGGCTATGGGCCTGTGTGTTGCAATGATAGCCTTTGTCCGGCTGCCGAGCCTGAAGGTTTCCTGCTTGCTGCTCTCTGGGTTATTAATTTATGATGTCTTTTGG gtctttttttctgcctacaTCTTTAACAGCAATGTCATGGTGAAAGTGGCCACACAACCAGCTGACAACCCCCTGGATGTGTTATCCCGGAAACTTCACCTGGGACCAAATGTGGGCAGAGATGTTCCCCGTCTGTCGCTGCCTGGCAAACTTGTATTCCCAAG TTCCACAGGCAGCCACTTCTCCATGCTGGGGATTGGAGATATTGTGATGCCAgggcttctgctctgcttcgTCCTGCGTTACGATAACTACAAAAAACAAGCCAACAGTGATTCCTGCGGTGCCCCAGGACCAGGGAACATCTCCGGGCGGATGCAGAAGGTCTCCTACTTTCACTGCACACTTATTGGCTATTTTGTAG GTTTATTAACTGCAACAGTAGCTTCTCGTATTCACCgggcagctcagcctgccctgctctaTTTGGTACCATTCACTTTATTGCCGCTCCTCACCATGGCCTATTTAAAG GGCGATCTACGTCGCATGTGGTCTGAGCCTTTCCACTCCAAGTCCAGCAGCTCCCGTTTCCTGGAAGTATGA